A part of Brachybacterium faecium DSM 4810 genomic DNA contains:
- a CDS encoding L-fuconate dehydratase (PFAM: Mandelate racemase / muconate lactonizing enzyme, C-terminal domain; Mandelate racemase / muconate lactonizing enzyme, N-terminal domain), with product MSLFTALDVQDVRFPTSRHLDGSDAMNPDPDYSAAYLSLRTDAPDEGTALVFTIGRGNDVQSAAIAALAPHLVGRDVEEVLSDLGGIYRELISDSQLRWLGPEKGVMTMAIGAVINALWDLRARREQRPLWLTLASLTPEELLDLVDLRYLEDALSREEALEILRRGAEGKQQRIAALRERGVPAYTTTPGWLGYSDEKLTRLLHEARDEGFEMVKLKVGADPADDERRMRIAREVMGPDYPIAMDANQRWGSAEAIEAVRALAPHAPYWIEEPTNPDDVLAHAVIREGVAPVRIATGEQAASRVLFKQLLQAEAIDVVQVDATRVAGVNENLAILLLAAKFGVPVCPHAGGVGLCEMVQHLAFLDAVAIAGDDARRRIEFVDHLHEHFEVPVRIEHGSYMPPEQPGNGSRMLEASIADHLFPDGPVWAAEPAAAPVAAAVR from the coding sequence ATGAGCCTCTTCACCGCGCTCGACGTCCAGGACGTCCGCTTCCCCACCAGCCGCCACCTCGACGGCTCCGACGCGATGAACCCGGATCCGGACTACTCCGCCGCCTACCTCTCGCTGCGCACCGATGCCCCGGACGAGGGCACCGCGCTGGTGTTCACGATCGGCCGCGGCAACGACGTGCAGAGCGCGGCCATCGCCGCCCTCGCCCCGCACCTGGTGGGCCGCGACGTCGAGGAGGTGCTCTCCGATCTCGGCGGGATCTACCGCGAGCTCATCAGCGACTCGCAGCTGCGCTGGCTGGGCCCCGAGAAGGGCGTGATGACCATGGCGATCGGTGCCGTGATCAACGCGCTGTGGGACCTGCGCGCCCGCCGCGAGCAACGCCCGCTGTGGCTCACGCTCGCCTCGCTCACCCCCGAGGAGCTGCTGGACCTCGTGGACCTGCGCTATCTCGAGGACGCCCTGAGCCGCGAGGAGGCGCTGGAGATCCTGCGCCGCGGCGCCGAGGGCAAGCAGCAGCGCATCGCCGCGCTGCGCGAGCGGGGCGTGCCCGCGTACACCACCACCCCCGGCTGGCTCGGCTACAGCGACGAGAAGCTCACCCGCCTGCTCCACGAGGCCCGCGACGAGGGCTTCGAGATGGTCAAGCTCAAGGTCGGCGCGGACCCGGCCGACGACGAACGGCGCATGCGGATCGCCCGCGAGGTGATGGGCCCGGACTACCCGATCGCGATGGACGCGAACCAGCGCTGGGGCAGCGCCGAGGCGATCGAGGCGGTGCGGGCGCTGGCCCCGCACGCTCCGTACTGGATCGAGGAGCCCACCAACCCCGACGACGTGCTCGCCCATGCCGTGATCCGCGAGGGCGTCGCGCCCGTGCGGATCGCCACCGGCGAGCAGGCCGCGAGCCGGGTGCTGTTCAAGCAGCTGCTGCAGGCCGAGGCGATCGACGTGGTCCAGGTCGACGCGACCCGCGTGGCCGGCGTCAACGAGAACCTCGCGATCCTCCTGCTCGCCGCCAAGTTCGGCGTGCCCGTCTGCCCGCACGCCGGGGGCGTGGGGCTCTGCGAGATGGTGCAGCACCTCGCGTTCCTGGACGCGGTGGCGATCGCGGGCGACGACGCCCGGCGACGGATCGAGTTCGTCGACCACCTCCACGAGCACTTCGAGGTGCCGGTGCGGATCGAGCACGGCAGCTACATGCCGCCCGAGCAGCCCGGCAACGGCTCCCGCATGCTCGAGGCCTCGATCGCCGATCACCTGTTCCCGGACGGGCCCGTCTGGGCCGCCGAGCCCGCCGCCGCCCCGGTCGCCGCCGCCGTGCGCTGA
- a CDS encoding uncharacterized conserved protein (PFAM: Protein of unknown function (DUF718)) encodes MERIALHTRIAEGREADYDREHARIPDELDASLRAAGVQTWRIWRDGRDLFHVVEVEDYQAMRRALAEDPANQRWQEHINQFLEVVDDYGGEDSGIRPVWELPAEPATDGTA; translated from the coding sequence ATGGAACGCATCGCCCTGCACACCCGCATCGCCGAGGGCCGTGAGGCCGACTACGACCGCGAGCACGCCCGCATCCCCGACGAGCTCGACGCCTCCCTGCGCGCCGCCGGAGTGCAGACGTGGCGGATCTGGCGGGACGGCCGCGACCTCTTCCACGTGGTCGAGGTCGAGGACTACCAGGCGATGCGCCGGGCGCTCGCCGAGGATCCGGCGAACCAGCGCTGGCAGGAGCACATCAACCAGTTCCTCGAGGTGGTCGACGACTACGGGGGCGAGGACTCCGGGATCCGCCCGGTGTGGGAGCTGCCCGCGGAGCCGGCCACGGACGGGACGGCATGA
- a CDS encoding predicted oxidoreductase, aryl-alcohol dehydrogenase like protein (PFAM: Aldo/keto reductase family) → MSAGGPAGAPGPSARPVPELPRLGFGAAQLGNLYRPTTDEEADGAVRAAWETGIRYFDTAPHYGLGTSERRLGQRLAAHPREEYLLSTKVGRLLEPGPGTGDDMAHAFAVPDDHVRRWDFSEAGVRRSHAESLERLGLGSVDILFAHDPEEGPTEQAFAEGLPALARMREEGLVRAVGVGSKDAAVLTRAVRTGLIDLVMLSGRYTLLEQDGSRELLEECVRHGVGVVAVSVFNSGLLAQHRVADDATYEYAQAPAEVIAHARELADLAAQHGVTLPDLAVQYPLRHPAVRSVALGMRTAAQVESNAARMQARIPDAAWEAVARLESEHSPPGRGAAADTADDPTAAVDDPAAAGADAATRAASADVAAGERR, encoded by the coding sequence ATGAGCGCCGGCGGCCCGGCCGGCGCTCCCGGCCCCTCGGCCCGCCCGGTGCCGGAGCTGCCGCGGCTCGGCTTCGGCGCCGCCCAGCTCGGCAACCTCTACCGGCCCACCACCGACGAGGAGGCCGACGGCGCGGTGCGCGCCGCCTGGGAGACCGGCATCCGGTACTTCGACACCGCCCCGCACTACGGCCTCGGCACCAGCGAGCGCCGGCTCGGTCAGCGCCTGGCCGCCCACCCGCGCGAGGAGTACCTGCTCTCCACCAAGGTGGGGCGCCTGCTGGAGCCCGGCCCGGGCACCGGCGACGACATGGCCCATGCCTTCGCCGTGCCCGATGACCACGTGCGCCGATGGGACTTCTCCGAGGCCGGGGTGCGGCGCTCGCACGCCGAGTCCCTCGAGCGGCTGGGCCTGGGCTCGGTGGACATCCTGTTCGCCCACGACCCCGAGGAGGGGCCGACGGAGCAGGCCTTCGCCGAGGGCCTACCGGCGCTGGCGAGGATGCGCGAGGAGGGGCTGGTGCGGGCCGTCGGCGTCGGCTCCAAGGACGCCGCCGTGCTCACCCGCGCCGTGCGCACCGGGCTGATCGACCTGGTGATGCTCTCCGGCCGGTACACCCTGCTCGAGCAGGACGGCTCCCGCGAGCTGCTCGAGGAGTGCGTGCGCCACGGCGTCGGGGTGGTCGCCGTCTCCGTGTTCAACTCCGGCCTGCTCGCCCAGCACCGCGTGGCCGATGACGCCACCTACGAGTACGCGCAGGCCCCCGCCGAGGTCATCGCCCACGCCCGCGAGCTCGCCGATCTCGCCGCGCAGCACGGCGTGACCCTCCCGGACCTCGCCGTCCAGTACCCGCTGCGCCACCCCGCGGTGCGCTCCGTGGCGCTGGGCATGCGCACCGCCGCCCAGGTGGAATCCAACGCCGCCCGGATGCAGGCGCGGATCCCCGACGCGGCCTGGGAGGCCGTGGCGCGCCTCGAGTCCGAGCACTCGCCGCCCGGACGGGGCGCTGCCGCTGACACCGCCGACGACCCCACCGCCGCCGTCGACGACCCGGCTGCCGCCGGCGCCGACGCCGCGACCCGCGCTGCTTCCGCCGACGTCGCTGCCGGGGAGCGGCGATGA